The following proteins are encoded in a genomic region of Necator americanus strain Aroian chromosome II, whole genome shotgun sequence:
- a CDS encoding hypothetical protein (NECATOR_CHRII.G5591.T1) yields the protein MDIIGDEYDKVVGRLHDCTTEAESFKITTGHLSSESPQLIRQCGAAMAAGKTTNSRTSSQLSSNLLTAVCSSTSSSRE from the coding sequence ATGGATATCATCGGCGATGAATATGATAAGGTTGTGGGACGTCTTCACGATTGTACAACCGAAGCGGAGAGTTTTAAGATCACTACGGGACATCTGTCTTCGGAATCTCCACAGCTGATACGTCAATGTGGAGCTGCAATGGCCGCAGGCAAAACCACAAACTCACGTACGAGCtcgcaactatcgtccaatctacTTACTGCTGTCTGCTCATCTACAAGCTCCTCACGAGAGTAA
- a CDS encoding hypothetical protein (NECATOR_CHRII.G5592.T1), whose product MVASCLGDVECIQAPELDAISIGVKEGVCVEERKSMRWGRCVAITWLNTLDADCTEKERDFQLMRRAYLIERAATILRRLYDKTFGSPTQQFYCEPFFAAVFKQSYSADIFANIRHFGPNTFFRFFIVIAVCQRIAGATSLEKCETP is encoded by the exons ATGGTGGCGTCttgtctcg GTGACGTGGAATGCATCCAAGCACCTGAACTCGATGCGATTTCGATTGGTGTAAAAGAGGGAGTTTGTGTCGAAGAGAGAAAGAGCATGCGTTGGGGCAGATGCGTTGCGATCACTTGGTTGAACACACTCGACGCCGACTGTACTGAGAAAGAACGTGATTTCCAGCTGATGCGTCGCGCTTACCTGATTGAACGAGCGGCAACTATACTACGCCGACTTTATGACAAAACATTCGGGTCTCCAACACAACAATTCTACTGCGAGCCATTCTTTGCAGCTGTTTTCAAACAATCTTATTCTGCGGACATATTCGCCAACATCAGACACTTTGGTCCAAAtacatttttcagattttttattgttattgctgTTTGCCAACGAATTGCCGGTGCTACATCTctcgaaaaatgtgaaacgCCTTAA
- a CDS encoding hypothetical protein (NECATOR_CHRII.G5589.T1), whose product MFTASKNPTTQNLREAETFWKSVHSYKEEKDFRSREGLGEKEDVVNVRLLITTWPELASKSKEEFGEWLADRGLLWKERLCPNSGIPVKVAQHANVNSIHEGYPNGPP is encoded by the exons ATGTTCACTGCCTCAAAGAATCCCACCACTCAAAATCTG CGAGAAGCGGAAACGTTCTGGAAATCTGTGCACTCAtacaaagaggaaaaagatttTAGAAGCAGAGAAGGgctaggagaaaaagaagacgtTGTGAATG TCAGGTTGCTGATTACCACTTGGCcggagcttgcatcgaagtcgAAGGAGGAATTCGGCGAATGGCTcgctgatcgtggattgctgtgGAAGGAGCGACTTTGCCCCAATAGTGGAATTCCCGTTAAAGTCGCGCAGCACGCAAATGTGAACAGCATTCATGAAGGCTATCCAAACGGCCCTCCTTAG
- a CDS encoding hypothetical protein (NECATOR_CHRII.G5590.T1), whose product MKARKQGECSSCESPTLSQQPARSIGCRCATPRRSSASCPVSYDLEQINLAYFNQGCPGNYMWATPNIFN is encoded by the exons ATGAAAGCTCGAAAACAGGGGGAATGCAGCTCATGCGAGAGTCCGACTCTCAGCCAACAGCCAGCCCGATCAATTGGCTGCAGGTGCGCTACGCCGCGCAGGTCTTCTGCTTCGTGCCCCGTCTCATATGATctagaacaaataaatttagCGTACTTCAACCAAGGATGTCCAGG CAACTACATGTGGGCGACGCCGAATATTTTCAACTGA
- a CDS encoding hypothetical protein (NECATOR_CHRII.G5593.T1) encodes MSAAHHEIDEDVVVKPVGNIEAFPLACIKKISTLQPLQLMSRDSNANDRSNGKVETALFNGLSYQKKNEMLRRARKRVSEKFVALRGEMPMDVIIEDAMRHFDATCPMGASNLLTLCDFSQVAGYHRSRRRNSANGSLFVDCCGRSDFAPIVEFPLKSHSTQM; translated from the exons ATGAGT GCAGctcatcacgaaattgacgaagaCGTAGTTGTGAAACCTGTgggaaatataga GGCATTTCCGTTAGCTTgtataaagaaaatttcgacCCTTCAACCGCTGCAGCTCATGAGCCGTGACAGCAATGCAAACGATAGAAGTAATGGAAAAGTCGAGACCGCGCTCTTCAATGGGCTATCATAccagaaaaagaacgagatGCTCCgaagagctagaaaaagggtcTCCGAGAAGTTTGTCGCGCTCCGCGGAGAGATGCCAATGGACGTAATCATCGAGGACGCGATGCGTCACTTCGATGCAACGTGTCCAA TGGGTGCCTCTAACTTGCTGACTCTTTGTGACTTCAGTCAGGTTGCTGGTTACCATCGAAGTCGAAGGAGGAATTCGGCGAATGGTTCGCTGTTCGTGGATTGCTGTGGAAGGAGCGACTTTGCCCCAATAGTGGAATTCCCGTTAAAGTCGCACAGCACGCAAATGTGA
- a CDS encoding hypothetical protein (NECATOR_CHRII.G5592.T2), translating to MRWGRCVAITWLNTLDADCTEKERDFQLMRRAYLIERAATILRRLYDKTFGPKNLIEGLKINPECKYGTFNII from the exons ATGCGTTGGGGCAGATGCGTTGCGATCACTTGGTTGAACACACTCGACGCCGACTGTACTGAGAAAGAACGTGATTTCCAGCTGATGCGTCGCGCTTACCTGATTGAACGAGCGGCAACTATACTACGCCGACTTTATGACAAAACATTCGG ACCAAAGAATCTAATAGAAGGCCTAAAAATAAATCCAGAGTGTAAATATGGAACTTTCAATATCATATAA